Proteins co-encoded in one Brassica oleracea var. oleracea cultivar TO1000 chromosome C4, BOL, whole genome shotgun sequence genomic window:
- the LOC106340219 gene encoding EPIDERMAL PATTERNING FACTOR-like protein 6: protein MGLEKPSSLPSSENSRAKFSVFYIILLCVVLCALTTFITPSSLSSPYIRNSKSGKLGQFDAQEEGKGTLVMIKKMKKTGDRSNAAGERRILRGLGSSPPRCLSKCGRCTPCKPVHVPVPPGTPVTAEYYPEAWRCKCGNKLYMP, encoded by the exons ATGGGATTAGAGAAACCGTCATCATTACCATCATCAGAAAATTCGAGAGCCAAGTTCAGTGTCTTTTATATAATCCTACTCTGCGTTGTCCTTTGTGCGCTTACTACATTCATTACTCCCTCTTCACTTTCTTCTCCAT ATATTAGGAACTCAAAATCTGGAAAACTAGGGCAATTCGATGCTCAG GAGGAGGGCAAGGGTACACTGGTGATGATAAAGAAGATGAAGAAGACCGGTGACCGGAGCAACGCAGCGGGGGAGCGAAGGATTTTGAGGGGACTGGGGTCATCTCCGCCACGGTGCTTGTCCAAGTGTGGAAGATGCACGCCGTGCAAGCCTGTGCACGTCCCGGTACCTCCGGGCACGCCTGTCACCGCCGAATACTACCCTGAAGCTTGGAGGTGCAAGTGCGGCAACAAGTTGTACATGCCATGA
- the LOC106341544 gene encoding transcription repressor OFP17-like, which produces MRAKATLVNFRSKLSESCNRFVSLFRFRVKRPVFMRPLRRARHGNVKPRHRHHPKKPICPSSLLSCLCFLSKIKDQKISQTKPCKKTSLQFSVKDDDFSKFTHSPLTPAAAKKLFTSPITTPVSASWTKKSLNSRDTFEDNAVEDACRSFENYLTHLTEEGKMYDLMDIEELLFCWKNLKSPVFIELVSRFYEELCRDLFSGE; this is translated from the exons ATGAGAGCGAAAGCAACTTTGGTTAACTTCAGATCAAAGCTTTCAGAATCATGCAACAGATTCGTCTCTCTCTTCCGCTTCAGAGTTAAGAGACCTGTCTTCATGAGACCTCTTCGCCGTGCACGTCATGGCAATGTCAAACCTAGACATCGACATCATCCCAAGAAGCCAATCTGTCCTTCCTCTTTGCTGTCTTGTCTCTGTTTTCTCAGCAAAATCAAAGACCAGAAGATAAGCCAGACCAAACCTTGTAAGAAAACTTCTCTACAAT TTAGTGTGAAGGATGATGATTTTTCGAAGTTTACACATTCGCCTCTTACGCCAGCAGCAGCCAAGAAGCTGTTCACTTCACCCATCACGACACCTGTTTCTGCGTCATGGACCAAGAAATCACTGAACTCAAGAGATACATTCGAAGACAATGCTGTGGAAGATGCTTGCAGAAGCTTTGAAAACTATCTTACTCATCTGACTGAAGAAGGGAAAATGTATGACTTAATGGACATAGAGGAGCTTCTCTTCTGTTGGAAGAATCTTAAGAGCCCTGTCTTCATTGAACTTGTCTCCAGATTCTATGAAGAGCTCTGCAGAGACTTGTTTTCAGGTGAATGA